From the Malus domestica chromosome 17, GDT2T_hap1 genome, one window contains:
- the LOC114822461 gene encoding uncharacterized protein, with the protein MANNVMAAFQVPVVNNNNFDNWSIKMKALLGAHDVWEVMEKGYIELEDEDTLIQAQKESLKDSRKRDKKVLYFIYQALDDNGFEKVSSATSTKVLVVSNQLKRNGEKLDVRIMEKILRSLDPKFEHIVVTIEETKDLKEISIEHLMGSLQAYEEKHKNRQGNDEQLLKTHVQPKKKEETFNNERSQYERSRGQGRGRGRGHGRGRGWNFNNHSNYERSTKGGERGRSNLRYEKSQVQCYNCQKFGHYAWECRAPSNRPDEKVNYVKEENGVMLLACKQ; encoded by the exons atggCGAACAACGTTATGGCTGCCTTCCAAGTTCCAGtggtcaacaacaacaacttcgataattggagtatcaaaatgaaggcCCTTTTGGGAGCACATGATGTATGGGAAGTTATGGAGAAAGGCTACATCGAGCTAGAAGATGAAGATACTCTAATCCAAGCCCAGAAGGAGAgtttgaaagattcaagaaagagagacaagaaggTTCTCTACTTCATCTACCAAGCATTAGATGACAATGGCTTTGAGAAGGTCTCGAGTGCAACCTCCACCAA agtCTTAGTCGTTTctaatcaattaaaaagaaacggTGAAAAGTTAGATGTTAGAATTATGGAAAAAATACTACGCTCGTTAGACCCAAAATTCGAGCACATTGTTGTgacgattgaagaaacaaaagacTTGAAAGAAATCAGTATAGAGCATTTAATGGGCTCGCTACAAGCatatgaagagaaacataagAACAGGCAAGGGAATGATGAGCAGCTCCTCAAAACGCATGTTcagccaaagaagaaagaagaaaccttCAACAACGAGAGAAGCCAATACGAAAGAAGTCGTGGCCAAGGTCGCGGACGTGGGCGTGGACATGGACGTGGACGCGGTTGGAACTTCAACAACCATAGCAACTACGAAAGATCAACAAAAGGTGGTGAAAGAGGACGctcaaacttgaggtatgaaaaatctcaagttcaatgttacaattgtcaaaagtttGGGCATTATGCCTGGGAATGTAGAGCTCCAAGTAACAGACCTGATGAGAAGGTCAATTATGTGAAAGAAGAGAATGGCGTTATGTTACTAGCATGCAAACAATGA